From the genome of Candidatus Thermoplasmatota archaeon:
TTTTTAAAAATCTTCGTCATTTGAAATGGATTGGAATCTATCACCGGGTGAAGCAAGTAAATTACAGGAAAGACTTAGCCAAAAGTTAGTTTTAGCCCTCAAAATTAAAGAACCTAAGTTTGTATGTGGTGTAGATGTAGCATTTGATACTAATAAAGCTTACGCAGTTTGTTGCTTATTCTCGGTACCAGAACTTAAGTTAATTGAAGAAGCTACAGCTATTATGAGTATAAATTACCCTTATCTCCCTGGTCTTTTTGCGTTCAGAGAGGGACCTGCTTTACTCCAGGCAATAAAGAAGTTAAAAGAGGTGAGACCTCGAACTGAACCAGACCTTATATTATTTGATGGTCATGGTATTGCACATCCAAGACGATTTGGGATAGCATCCCATCTTGGATATTTACTTAATAAGCCTACAATTGGGTGCGCTAAGACGAGGCTGGTTGGCGAATACGATGAACCTGGGACGAAAAGAGGTTCATGGACACCACTTGTTTTTGAAAAAGCAGTTGTTGGTGCCGTTGTCAGGACAAAAGATAGAGTTAAGCCTGTATTTTTATCACCGGGTAATCTTATAGATATTGAAACTGCAGTTAAGATTGTACTCTTGTTAACACGTGGATACAGAATTCCTGAGCCTTTAAGGATTGCAAATATCAAAAGTAGGAAATTGAAATCATTGAGGTAAACAGAGGAAAATGAAATCAATGATTAAAAGATGGGAATAGTTATTTTATTTCTTATGAGCTGGGCAAAAGATGATGTCTCAAATTGGTATGGAATGTATGTTAAAGGGGAGAAGGTCGGATATACACAAATTGTGACAAAAAGCGTAGATGATGGATATGAGGTTTATGAGCTCACTAATATAGAGCTATCAATGATGGGCGTGAAAAGGGGGCTTAAGTCTATATCACAGTATAAGGTAACTAATAATTTTGAAC
Proteins encoded in this window:
- a CDS encoding endonuclease V — encoded protein: MDWNLSPGEASKLQERLSQKLVLALKIKEPKFVCGVDVAFDTNKAYAVCCLFSVPELKLIEEATAIMSINYPYLPGLFAFREGPALLQAIKKLKEVRPRTEPDLILFDGHGIAHPRRFGIASHLGYLLNKPTIGCAKTRLVGEYDEPGTKRGSWTPLVFEKAVVGAVVRTKDRVKPVFLSPGNLIDIETAVKIVLLLTRGYRIPEPLRIANIKSRKLKSLR